Below is a genomic region from Brassica rapa cultivar Chiifu-401-42 chromosome A08, CAAS_Brap_v3.01, whole genome shotgun sequence.
TTTAGAGCTAAATTAGGTAAgccttgacaaaaaaataaacaaggTTAAACTAACATCTAATGAGGTCCCAAGAGGTTACTCATAACGTATCCAATTAGTTTTCTTGTACGTTTTCTTGTACGACGCAATTACAATAGCGAATACAAATGGTCCAAGGTCGCGTGATTCATTATGAAGTTCGATACTGTTCTGCAGCACCAATTCTTGTTTCATAGCACGCTACATGTCGTAATGGATTGTTGTATAGCTATTAAGTCACTCACTAAAGTAAAGTTCTATTCGTCGAGCTGTATTTTAATGGTAATTAATATAGGGCAAAGTCTATCTCATCTTGTTCTTCAATTTTGTAAGAgcagacataaaaaaaaaaaaaacgctcCCGGGCCCATTTATCGAGACAACCCTAGAAGAAAATTTTGTTGCTCCATCAAAAATTATCATGGATGAGGGTACAATACTCTCAGCAAGTGATCCTTTAAAAATGACTCCTCTTTCAACCGAGTCAATCCAAGATGTTAGTAACATGGAAAGTGATTTTCATATTACTAAACAAATTCCTCAGAAAAAATTGTGTCTTCCACAAAGGAATCTGATAAGTGAGATTTCGAGTAAGTCTTTACATAATCTTCTTCTGTCCAAAGAAATGATTCATCGAAATAATGAGTCATCGTTGATATCGACACATCTGAGATCGCCAAATGTTCGTGAGGTCCTCTATTCAATCATTTTCCTTCTTCTTGTTGCTGGATATATCGTTCGTACACATCTTCTCTTTGTTTCCCGAGCCTATAGTGAGTTACAGACATAGTTCTTTTGGATGAAGTTGGAAGCATGACAAGAGGGGGTCGGTTGATCAAACCGACACAAAAGTACCAAGATATGGGATGGATGACAGTTCGTGGAAAAGGAAAACGAGGCTGTAGAGGTCGAGGTTCCTATCAAGCGCACTAATATTAGTTTGGTTAGGCTAAGAGTTGTACTAAGTTTTCAAACTTTTATAGCTCTTTTTTATGTCTACTTCATGTATCACACTTTCTCAAACTATGTGATCTAACAAATCACATTTGtactttgttttaaatttcaatgaaagctttttttacaaaaaaaaaatttttgtaaGAGCATCCTTATAGCTAAGAGTAGCATTATCCCTAAAACTCACATTGTggtttcttaatttttcttttgtctaattaattttattttaaagcaTACTAATCGTAGATTGCCACGTGTATCGGTGGAGCCCGTAAACAGTGCAAAGAACCAACAACAATTGATCCTTATCTGAAGCCTTTTGGGACCGGTTTTCATGTTTTTTGTGGGATCCAAAGGCTAAAAACTCCTTTAATATCATGTGTTATTGATGCTCTAAGTATCTTATGTAGAATATCTGATTagtaaataatagtaatttcaGTATAAGCAAATTACATAACTAAAACTATAGCACTGAATCAGTAATAAAACAACATGTGGCAAAAAGTATCTAGAAGAGTCATCAACCGTGGAAAGAGATTTACCTtgatttcttaaaaataaaagaaaatatttaaaaaaaagaaaaattatcaCAAGATGACATGTGTAATCTGAAATTTGTTTATCCAGTTATAGTAAGACAGGTGTAGAAATTGTCTCTTTACAAATGGGCTTCAGCTCTTCTGCGAGGGATGACCCCCTCtctatttcttattttttgtaattttttatttttatattcatgAGAGATGAATTGAGAACTCTTTTTTTGTCTACTGGAATTTATTAATGGAACTAAGTCCAAACTAGGGAGAAGTCCAATACAAGAAAGACAAAAGGCCTAAAACACGGGCTAAACTTTACAAAGCATTCTTAGGCCGTCAGCCCAAAGAAGCAAAACCGTCGAAAAGAAACCCGACAACCAGCACCACGTGTTCGAACGCCCGGCGCTCAATGGACACGCGTCAGACTGAGAGTCAGCTTGCTTCTCCCGGAGGCAGAGAGGAGATACGACGGGATCTCCGCCGATGGCGGAGACAGGTTGATGAAGAAAGCTCACGCAGAGCAATCTTCCCAAATATCCAAGCCGCACACCGGATCAACGCTTCAAGGATAAATCAATCATCTACGATCCACCCAACAAACTTCGATCTTCctgcttttaaaaaaaaacagtcacCTTTAAAGATAAGTATGAGCCCGAAGATGAATCGGCCTTAAAAAGGAATAGGATCAATCGGAGATGTGGGAAGAGAGACGGTTGAGCAAGTATCAAACGGAATCAACGATAACCGGAAAGATCCGGTGAAAAGCCGCCGTCGCCATCGAAGAGAGCGCGGCGCGGAAACAGAAGCCGAACAGCTCCGACGAGAAGATCGCGAGCCGCCAGAGACAAAAGCCGGATATACTCGTCGAATTGACCGAGATATACCGAAGTCAACAGTCACCGAAAAAAAACGGTGACATACAAGCTttatctcatcttcttcttcgtgaAGGATTTTGAGGAGAGaacgaagaagagagagagaaagcttCCTGCACAGATGAGTTGAGAACTCCCCACTGTTGATGGCctataaaaactttattatatgAGAAACAATTTCTATTATCTTTcatactttttctattttttctttatttaaattatCTAGACACTCTAAAAGATTCTGCCGTTGGTGCTGCTCTCAGTTTTACAAACCTTTCTCATTTTATGTGAAACTCACATCCTTCGCAAAAAAAGTTCtaataagtttttatatatCCTTCATTTTATCATTTACATAATGCACCAACATTCGTAAGATTGTATAATATACTGTAAGTGTGTTATTTTAATCTGAGATGTCTGAAGAAGTATTCCGATTCTGATGTACTGCTTATGTATGGGACATTGAAGCAGATGCTCTTCTCCTATACGCTACTCAATTTTTCTGACATATTTTAGACTCTCAGTTAATTATATTTGAATTCGAATATACGATACAAAAAGAGTGAAAAAGTAAGGACGAGGAGTAATGGCTGGGAAAGAATGTTAACCATCTAATTAGGAATCTGCATGGTTGGATGGAACCACTCCCTTTGACCGTAGAAGAACCACAGATACTTCATAAAGTAAAAAATTTCATTGCTAATTATATacttattttaatgcatatatTATTTAATGAGTCAATTAGTCTTTGAAGCTAGTGAGACCAAAAACGAAAGGTGGAAATAATAATCAAGATTCACAAGTCAATGCTTTTGATACGCTTTTTGTTTCAACCATACGTTTTCTGTTTGCCATTTGATAGGTTATTTGTTGTTTACTGTATAATTACTTTTCACAAAGTAACAAATACATTAAGTGATGAATTGATACTACGTACAAGCTTATAAAATGAATACTACTACACTTTGCCACAAAACGAAGATGATTGCATCCActgatttatatcaaataattcCAGTAATATCAGCTtaagaaattaaatttttgatctgatgttttttttttttttgctaaaaatttGATGATATTTTATGATAGAACAAAATAGATTATCTAATAATAAACTGAAGATTGTTGTTGGATACGACAATACTTGCATAGATGATTAGATTAACATGGAATCAACCAAGTGGAACATCAAGAAGCATGCTGATGAATCTTACCTATACGGTTTACCAAAAGTACAAATTACCATCATCAAGAAGCATTCTGATGAATCTTACCTATACGCACCActctttgttttatacatttaatTTTAGCTTCTTCTCTCGTCGGTTTACACGGAACACATAgcattaattattatttgttgTTATGAGAGCTAATAAACTAAAATTAGGTACGGACCTAATTTTGGCTGCCAAATGATGAAGTTCTCAGATACAACATAAAATATGTCACACGTGGCGGAGACCTAAACTTCAGCCAGGGCCGGTTTCGAGCATAAGCGAGGTAACCGACCGCTTAGGGCATCATATTTTAAGCGAAAAATTTAGTTGTATATaggacataattttttttttacatgaatAACAAAggcataaaattttaaatgagcTTAGGGcatcaagaaaaaaatgaaaatgttgGACCGGCACTGACTTCAGCTTTCACTTGTACGACGTCCGAAATGAGCCAACATGGGTTGTACCTCAATGGAACTTCAGAATGTAACATAGGAGTTGATTAGCTAGTTCGAGTCCTGGTGGAATAGTAATTTACAAACGTATACGTTATACGTCGTATGGGTATTGAAATAAAGATCTAATTTAATTAGCTAGTTCAAGTCCTGGTAGAATACTGAAAATTAGGTGATGTATACAAATATAGTGATGACTGATGAAAAATAACCACCAAGTGTATTTATGGAAAACTCATAGCCGATCAATGGTTTATTTTATTGGTCAGGCCAAAAGAACAAATTACCACCAATAAGTATAgctcaattattttatttggtttaaaagaaagaaagctCACTTAAATGACtactataataataatagttaacCATGGTTCGGCATAAAAGTTTGACATAAATATAATACACGCCAAAGAGTGCATACCACATAAAATGATCGaatcattttcatttttgaaaaCTTTAGAAATATACCATAAAAAATGCGATGTTCTTCTCTCTCGTATACAGAACGACGACGTCGCAAACATATTAATATTGTACCCTTGCACATAACCGTCTCTATATATAGTGTGTACCATTGGCCTTGCAGTTAAATTCATATCGAAGAAAACTCAATTAGAGCTGTCAAGGGTTAAAGATCTCCTCTTGTTTCCTTACTCATTTATTCGATAGTCTCATTCAACTCGAGAGATCATTAATTCACAAAACGATCAAAATGGCTCTAAACGTATTGGCATTTACATTTGGAATCATGGGTAAGTATATAATAAGCTTTCATCAACAAACATCAAACTTAtcatatacaatatatacatgtTAATATACGTACATGTCCATTTTCACTCATGTTATCAATGCTATATGCATTTTTTTGTAGGCAACATCATATCGTTCATCGTGTTCTTAGCACCAGTGTAAGCAACATCGATCTCAAACTCACTCTTTCTTTTTCGTTTCCTTTGTATCGACTccctaaaaatatatattttggatcTTATTTTTCATGTACATGCAGGCCAACTTTTGTTAGGATCTGCAAGAAAAAATCGACAGAAGGCTTTCAATCACTTCCCTATGTGTCAGCGCTCTTTAGTGCGATGCTATGGATTTACTACGCTATGCAAAAAGATGGATCAGGCTTCCTCCTGATTACCATAAACTCTGTGGGATGTTTTATCGAAACCATCTACATTGTCCTCTTCATAACATATGCCAACAAGAAAGCAAGAGTACGAGCGTGTGAACCATATCATTCTATTTGGTTATATTTAAAATGCACTTATATAAAAATTGGTTAGCTgatgatatatataaacaacCTGTAGATATCAACTTTGAAGGTTCTTGGGCTCTTGAATTTCTTGGGGTTTGCCGCTATTATTCTTGTCTGTGAGCTATTGACCAAAGGATCAAACCGTGAGAAAGTCCTTGGAGGGATTTGCGTAGGATTTTCCGTTTGCGTCTTCGCAGCTCCTTTGAGCATCATGGTAATGTGCTCGCTCCActacatacacatatatgttTGCAAGGAGGCATGCTAGTGCCTAGCAAGAATATAATAGACTTCATAAAGAAACTAGTTAATAGCTCaaaatttttatctttcttttttctggTATTAGAATATTATTATGTTTacgtatattatatatatagtttaacatGTGAAAAGTATAAAATTGATGCAGAGAGTGGTGATACGAACAAAGAGTGTGGAGTTTATGCCCTTCTCTCTATCATTGTTTCTTACCCTCAGTGCCATTACATGGCTCTTCTACGGTCTTGCTATTAAAGACTTCTACGTTGCGGTGAGTCTTTTTCTTATGATATTAAATCTTTTATAAGCATATAATAATGGAGCGCAACGTAGTAtcatgtataatatatatatatatatatatatgattatgggTGGTTCATGTTTAAGGGAAAAGAGATTCCATCACCTTTTGCTTTATGATtacaatcatatattatatgattgcGTCAGGGAGACCTCGAGTAcaattatatacatatttttccTTTATCTGTCGGAGACTAATGGGATGTGTACTGTTCCCAACAAATGATTAATGGGATTAGTGATGTGattgtatttttgattgaaGCTTCCAAATATAATGGGTGCGTTTCTCGGAGCAGTTCAAATGATTCTTTACATCATATACAAGTACTACAAAGCTCCAAAAACTGACGACACAGAGAAACCCAAAACGGTGTCGGGTCACTCAATCGATATGGTCAAGCTTGCATCAACTCCAGCTTCCGGTGATTTGAAGGCTCCTCCTCAAACTCATGGTGGTGATTTAGAGGGTCAGATTGAAAAGGAAATGGCAAACCAAATCCAAACCTAAGTAGTTTTTGTGTTAGTGGTTTTATCGGTCTTGTACTGTTGAGTCGTGTTTCACTAGCTTGTATTTGGCGCCTTGTCTTTTTCCTCACCATATTATTTCGAAATTGTATTATCCAATTCAAAAAGTATGTTTTAGTTCTTTTGAAATACTTCTGATATTCTCTACTCACAAATACTTGAATCCTTCTAGTGACAAATGAAAAAAGGGAAAATTAAATTCTAAGTAATTTAAGTACTATTCTTTCTTTTGAACTCTAGTAATTTAAGTACTCGATCATTCGCAAGtgaagtttttgaaaaaaaaaagaatttgatcTATTTGGATGTACGATATAATATGGGCACATTAACCTCGACATGTGGACTACCCCCTTAAATTCATGCACATAGATTTTATTAGCCAAAAATAAAAGGAAGTTATCGAATAAGAAAAGATTTTCGTTACAGCCCAATCACTATTTAACAGCCCAAACCACATACTTATTCAGTGTACTGGTTTTCCTAGAAGAATATCTACCGTCTCAATCGTTACAAACCTTGTGCAAAGGAGCCCAGATTTGACATAAGTTGGTGTTACATGTTTtgatgttttcaaaattttccaaTGCATCTGAAATTTCagaatattttaatagattttgagaGAAGAAGCAGACAGAATAAGAAGAATGACTTAATCCAATAACACCACCTCTAATGTTGGTTTAGTTGTGGTAAAATGAAGGGAATACACTAAAATCCATCATAAGTAAAATCTAATAAACTACAACCAGTTTTGAATAACTAGTGATTTTATTGTATTTCGAAGTTCGAAGATGAAATCAGATGTGACAAGGGGGTGTCGTCGTTTCCTAAACGTTGCTCTCGGAGTGTCAAGATAAATGATAAATGCCAATGGAGAGAAGAAGCAGACAgaataataagaagaaaaatgacTTTTCTTAATCCAACGTTATCCTTGTcctatcctctctctctctttccattTCTCATTTATTTTCTCTAGAAAACTAAGTTAATTCGTAACACTCctacataataaaaaaaatggcaTGTCGACCAAAAAAAGATCTAAGACcatttctaataatatacagtaacttgttttctatatttcacAATAATCAGAGTAAAAAATAACATTACTCCATATTCCACTTTATTATAAagtaattctattatataataaaatattagagCAAATCTAAtcctataataaaattattatattttatagtgaaaaataaagaaaattattgtGTAACATTAGAGAGCTATAAACTGCAATACCAGCAAAGCTGAATCTAAAACGAAACAGTTAAAATGGAGATGGGTAAAGTAAAATTCCTAACTCGATTAAAACGTTTCACCGTTTCCACTAgaactaataaaaaaagaaaaaaaagaagaagaagaagaaaacgacGTCGGTTGAGTtgagaagaaaaaggaaagttGGGGATGAGAAAGAAGTTCGTAAAAGGGAAGTTGGATATTTGGTGGACTCTTCATCTTTCCTCTTCCTCACCTCATCAAAAGATCCGAACCCGAAACTCTCtcgagagaaacacagagagagGAAGAGCCTACTGTTCTGTAATTTGATCCCTCTCGATTCTCTTTTCATATTCCCCTTTTTGTGTGTTCCAATTTCAAGCAACCTCTGATTCTCACTTTTTCTCCTTTTTCGCTGCAGATTCCAACTGTTTCAGATCTGAACGATTTTGTCTGAAAAGTCTGTTCCTTTGAGAATCAGGATAAGTAATCGGAGCTGGGTTTAGCGTTTAAGGAAGTTTCAAAGTCAACGGATATGCCGGAGGAGGAGTCGGTAGATATCAAATTCAGGCTCTACGATGGCTCCGACATCGGACCCTTCCACTACTCGTCTTCCTCGACCGTCGACTTTTTGAAGCAAAGGGTCGTCTCTGATTGGCCCAAAGGTTAGTTCGGTTCATCAAAGTTTCCATTTTGCTATTGAAAGTTATGATCTTTGATGATTTAGAACAAAATTGATTATCCAGCTTGTTTGAATGTTTTGTTTCTGTGTTTTTGGTTGTAGGCAAAACAGTTGTTCCGAAAGGGATAAACGAAGTGAAGTTGATTAGTTCGGGTAAGATATTGGAGAATAGCAAGACTGTTGGTCAGTGTAAGACACCCTTTGGAGAGGTTGCTGGTGGAGTCACTGTGATGCATGTTGTTGTACAGCCTTCTCTTGCCAAAACTAAAACAGGTAAAGtgttctgcttttttttttttttttttatctctcttGCTTGTCAGAAAATGTTCTCTTCAGGGAGAGTCTATGTTTGATTTTGTCACATGTATTGATTGTTATATTCGTTTTGTGGCTCAATTTTACTTCTTGTAATATCATTTGTATCACTGGTGAGGTTGATAACAAGTGTGTATCCACTAGCACTTTGTTCATCAGCAAGTTAGTTAGTGACTAGGgtgattataaataattaaaatgcttcctagtatttttttttatttgtttggctTGTGAGAGTAAGATCACTATATGCATGAGCAAGTTAGTCATTGACTAGGATCCCTAAGTTTCTGGtttgttgtttttgttattgttcAAAACAAGGCAAAGTCAAGCTCTAGACTTTTAAAAGAGGCATGTCATATGGGAAA
It encodes:
- the LOC103834889 gene encoding bidirectional sugar transporter SWEET14, whose product is MALNVLAFTFGIMGNIISFIVFLAPVPTFVRICKKKSTEGFQSLPYVSALFSAMLWIYYAMQKDGSGFLLITINSVGCFIETIYIVLFITYANKKARISTLKVLGLLNFLGFAAIILVCELLTKGSNREKVLGGICVGFSVCVFAAPLSIMRVVIRTKSVEFMPFSLSLFLTLSAITWLFYGLAIKDFYVALPNIMGAFLGAVQMILYIIYKYYKAPKTDDTEKPKTVSGHSIDMVKLASTPASGDLKAPPQTHGGDLEGQIEKEMANQIQT
- the LOC103834890 gene encoding membrane-anchored ubiquitin-fold protein 3; protein product: MPEEESVDIKFRLYDGSDIGPFHYSSSSTVDFLKQRVVSDWPKGKTVVPKGINEVKLISSGKILENSKTVGQCKTPFGEVAGGVTVMHVVVQPSLAKTKTEKKVDKAPKAVICTCTIL